Within Kineothrix sp. MB12-C1, the genomic segment CCACTAAGATAACCTTTCCAATCGGTACTCACCTCTCCCGCTAATTTTTTCGTAAAGGTGAACGGAAGCTGGTGCAAGTCATTAAGCCCATCGTTATCATGAATATGTACTGCTTTTATCCTATTTCCTAAGATAAGGATGGTATCTTTCATATTCTTACCCAAAATATTCGCATGGCCTATATCAAAACAGAAAGCAAAGATTTCTTCTTCGGCTATCCGATTTAATTCATCAATATACTCGGATGCTTGATAAGGATCTGCACATACTCCTTCACATATCCTTCCATTGAAGCCATCGTATAAATTCTCCAAGCAAATCTTCACTCCGTATTCCTTAAGCAACGGAATCAGGCTTTGGAAAAATTCTATATTCCTTTTATATTCTTCCTCTCTGTCCAACGGATATGCTAATTTAAAAGGATGGACAATTAAATATGGGGCATGAAGCGCCGCACAGATTGCAACACTTTTCTCAGCCACCATATGTAAATAATCCTTATCTTCCTCTTTACCATAAATATATAATGGATATGGGGCATGTACCTGTGAAAATTCTAGTTCTGCCTTTACCGCCATATAATAATATTCCGAGAAAAAATTACATAACTCCTCGACAGAACGATCGAAGAAATGGTTTATTTCTCCCCCATAAATAAGATAATTAGGTAAAAAGCGATCCAAATTAAAATCTATACAGTCAAAACCTGCTGCCTTTATTCTATGAAAATCTCCCTCTTTCGGAATATCTCCAAGCAAAAGACGCGATTGAATTCCTATCTTCATCATAAATAAGCTCTCCTATCTATTTTCGGGACTTTCTTCTATAATTAAAGCGGCCGACCGGTCATCCGGAGAATCTCTTCCGTCAACTCATATTGACATATGCCCATATCTTCTAATTGCTGTATTACATCCTCATAGTACCCATTGCATAAAATTACAATTCGTTCTTCTTCTGGCAGATTTAGAATATCTTGAGGATTACGAATATCAAATCCCAATTTATTTCTCCCCCATAGAGAAGGATTATTATCCACAACAAAATAAGGTGGATTCTTTTCACCGAACTCTTTCATGTATACATCAAACATTTTTCCTGTTCCAAATAAGATTTTCTTCTTATTTCCCATTTGCTCTAATATTTCTTCAAAACAAATAATTCTAGAAAAATTAGTACCTACACTCTGAAGAAAACTAAGCACTGCTTCCTGCAGAACTCCCGGAACACCTGAAAAACAACCATAGGTTTCAAAACTAAGCACTCCTTTATATGAGATTTCCCGAAGTCCCGTTAAAAATCCGCCCCAATCGGTAGTGGAAAGCCCAAGCCGAGAAAAAGTATGGGGAAGTTGATGAGAATCGGTAACTCCATCGTTATCATGAATATGCAACACTTTTAAATGGGTTCCAAGCACTTTTACCTCTTCCTTGAGGTTCTTACCAAGCACATTGGCATGTCCTACATCAAAGCATGCTCCAAAGCACTCCTGCCTAGCCGCTTTATTCAATTGATTAATGTAACCCACCATCTCTCTTGCTTGAGAACATGCTCCTTCCCATAATCTTCCATCCTTTTTACTGGGCATATTCTCAATGCAGATTATTATGTTCTGGCGTATAGCCTCTTCGGCCAAAGCTCCGAAGTACTCTAAATTAATTCTTCTTTCCTCCGCTTTTCCAAGTTCAAAAGCCAATTCAAAGGGGTGTATTACAAGATAACGACTCCCGAGCAGGCGACAAATTGCAATACTTTTCTTCATTTCCTCCAGAATATATGTCATTCGCTCAGGCTGTTCAGGCTTATATTTAAATAAAGGGGCATGAATTTGCTCAAATCTTAATCCATACCTCGCCGCACACTCCCTATGCCTTTTAAAATACGCAACCTCTATCCTCTCCATCTCATCTTTCGGAGTCATAATATTATAATCTATACAGCTTATTCCGGCTTGCATAATCTTCTTATATCCATCTTCCAGTACATTTTCTCTAATGATTCCTCTTGATTGTATACCAATTTCCAACATTTCTTAAGTACCTCCATCTTCCAGTACAATGCTTTATAGATAAAAAGGGAACATCAAATCCGATGCCCCATTCCGCTTTCCCATTTTCACGGCTCCTTCCGTAAAATCATCTGCCTCCATGCATCCTCTTATTCTACTATTATATATATCGACAACATTTGTAAAATAATAAGTTTATATCACAATATTATTCCGCCCAGCATATTCTTCTTTCTTACTTTTCTTCATACATAGTCACTGTATCAAATATGCTCCTCTTTCATATTTCGATTTTTCATGCTATACTACATCAATAACTTCTATAATTATTATAAAGATTATAAAGCAAAACATGAGCTTTGTGAAGATAAGCAAGGGAGGGATATATGTTTCCAATATCTGTATGTATCATTGCCAGAAATGAAGAAAAATACATCGGCGAATGCTTAAGCCGCCTCAGCAAATACGACTGGGAAATTGTAGTTGTAGATACTGGTTCTACCGATCAAACATGTGATATCGCTCTTACCTATACCCCGCAAGTCTTCCACTTTGATTGGTGCGGCGATTTCAGCATGGCTAGAAATTACTCCATTTCTAAAGCCCATAACGATTACATATTGGTAGTGGATTGTGACGAATATCTGGAAGATTTTCCTGTTACAGAAGAAGTCATTTACAATCTAACTCACTTAATTTCCCCAAATCAGATTGGTATGATTGATATCACAAATATTTATTCCTCTGACATCTCGGGCGACAATTCCTTCGAGATAATACATGAGCATATTGCCCGTTTCTTCCATAGACAATACACTCGTTACCAAGGCTCAATACATGAACAGCTTGTTTCCAAAGAAGGAAAAAAACTATCTTTTGTCCACTTACCCATTTGCTTTCATCATATTGGATATAGTACACATAACATTAGAGAAAAAAAGGCAGAGCGAAATATTTCTATGCTTAAACAGTTCTTAAAAAATGAGACAGCTAATCCTTATCTATATTTTCAATTGGGACAATCTTACTTTGGGATTTCAAATTATGAAACTGCACTTTTCTACTTCGAAAGAGCATTATCAATAGCAATCAGCGAACAGGAGGATTATGCTCAGACGCTTGTTGAATCATATGGATATTGTCTGTTATACCTGAAACAATATAAAACAGCTTTGCAATTAGAAGGAATCTATGATATTTTTTCCAGACGTGCAGATTTCGTATTTCTGATGGGATTAGTTTATATGAATAATGCTATGTTTGAACAAGCTATCGATGCCTTCCTTCATGCTACTTCCATATCAAACTATGCGGTGGAGGGAGTCAACAGTTATAAGGCATTCTATAATATCGGAGTCATCTATGAATGCATGGGCAACACTTCAAAAGCATTGGAATATTACGGAAAGTGTTCTGATTATCTGCCTTCCTTGCAGAGACTTGAAACGCTCACCCTTTAGTAATTGTCACCTGCATATCTTCTGTATATTCTTCCAAAAATCTCCGTCTATACTTATCATGATTCCATAAGTTAGTAATTTCTTTATCATCATGGATATACCACGGTTCTTTTTGCAAGGGAACTACTACAGAATATTTTCTTCGTTTCATCTCAAAACATTGAGAAATATCATAGTAATCCCATCCATCAAACAAGTCTTCTCTCCATGGGACATCATACTGAGTGACCATAAGAAGTCCATCTACCGCTTCTACTTCCCAATATCCATCCTCCATTACGCTGTATCTATAATTTTCAACCGGAACCTCTTCACTTCCAAAAGCAACCCTCTCTCCATACCACATAACAGCATCAGCAGGCAAAACAAGGCTACCTACTAATCCAATCAACCCTATCTTATTATCCTCCTTGAAAATATTCATTATATCCATTATAAAATATTTATTTCTAATAAATACATCCTGATGCATATACACTTTATATTTTGCATCGCTGCTTTGCATTCCCTCATTATATCCTGCAGTCATTGATGACGCTTCTCTTATTTCAATAAGTTCAATTTCAATATCTTCCGGCTTTATCAATCGCTGTATATACCGTACACACTCAGAAAAGAAGAATTCATCATTAGAGCATATAATAAAACTAATTTTCTTTTCATTCATTTCCATATTGTCTCCTCAATTCCTGTAATCTTTTATTTACCTTCGATTTATCAAATATCCTCGCTTCTTTTATGATATATTCTAAGGCAGTTTCAGATAGCCTTTCCTGCGCGATATAGCATAAAATTTCTTTTTCCTCTCCTAAATCTATATCATATTCAATTCTTCGAAGATAGAAGACCGTCTGTAAATAAGTATGACAAATTTCTTCCAAACTATCATATTGAAGAATGCTCGATATTCCAACTCCATTATTCTTTGACATTTCCTCAATTGATATATTTAGGAAAATAAGTAAACAGGTAAATTCCCAACAAGATGCATGCAATTCTCCAGAATAGTTGCGATTATACCACATAATAATTTCCAAAAGTATATTTATATCTTTATCTTTAAGCAGACGATTAATATAATCTATTAACTTTCCCTTAAGAAAAAACGTAGCTTCTTTTTCTTCTTTCATCAAATAATATATCTCATCTGTTGTAGTACTCTTTATATTCCTATAATCTTTGAAGCAACTATTTATCTCTTGAATCCAACAGCGATTGTCATTTCGTTTTCTTACGGCCTCTAACCGCTGCATCGCATCAAATACATCCAATTCACCTTCCTTAAACAACACAGAAAACATAAACTGAATATAATATCCGTAATTCCTGATATCTTCTACTTCTCCCAGAGGAAGAAAAAAAATACGCTTGCATCCCCGCGCTACAAAGTCTTTATATAATGCATTATCATTCAAAAATATATAATTTGTATATTCTCCAATATTTCTTAGATCATCTAATAAAAGAAAAGCATTATAAACCCACGACACATACTTAGTAGATATTTTTTTACATACTCCAGCTACTAATGATATGTAATTTACTGTAAAAACAAAGTGGTATGTCTTCTCTCTCAAAGTTCTTCCCAGCTTCTCTTCATCCCCATCCCAAGAATATATAACGATGTTACAATCTGACAGCTTTAACTGATTCAACACCTGTCTTTCTTCTGGGAAATCACCTTTTAAAAATAATACTTCCAACATCCTGCTATCTCCCGTTTTCACATATTTTATTGCACTTCTCACTTTCTATTATTTCAAGCAACTCTTTCCCTCTATGATTCCATAGATGTCTATGATTAGCTTTTCGATATCCTGCCTCCTCAATTTGAGCCAGTCTTTTATCATCCTCCAATAACCTCTTGGTAATTTGAACCACTTCTTCTAATTCCTCTAAATCAAAAAGGACTAATTCTTTTCCTTCTTCAAACACTTCTGTTAAATATCGACTTTTATCAGACAATACCACTGAGCGGCATAACATAGCATGTAAAATCCGTTCCGTAAATCCGTCTTTATGCCATGACATAATATTAAGAGAAATCTTAGAAGCACTCATCACCCCTATACTCTCTTGAAATATAACCCCAGGGTGACATGTAATGTTCTCATGTCTTGCAAATGAAGCCTTTTCCCAACTTTCTCCAAATACATCAACACATATTCCCCCATCCAACAAGGCTAAAAGTATCTTCTCCCTATAATAACTCATCACACAAAAGCATGCTTGCCTTGATTCATAAAACAATTCAAGAAAATTGGTATCACTTAGCTTCCAGCCATAATAGTCCAAAACCCTTTGAAAAGCCTCTTCCGCTGTTATATTAGGATAGCGCTTCATAATATGGAGGTATCGCGCGACTAGAAAACGTTTTTCACGCTCATATCCCTTAATTATAGCAAGTCTCTCCCTATAATCATGATAAGTCCCAATAAAGGAAACATCATATCTTTTCTCAATACGCCCAATGCCTGATGATACTCCAGCAAGAGGAAAATGATAGTTTCTCCCAATATGTTTATAAAAGCGATTAGCAAACATAAGATAATTTCTATCATGTATAAGTAAATGGTAATCCTTGGGAGCATGTGAGAAATGCTCCTTCATCCAAGCCGGGTGATCAAGAATCAGATTATATTTAGGTCCCACAACAAGGTCATGTAGATTTGTTTCCTTATCTTTCATCATAATCGAAAACACATATGTCTGAATCCCTATAATTGCTTTAAATCTCCGTCCTATCAGCCTTGTAAGAGCAGCATTCCCTTCTTTTTGCACGTCAATTACTTCTACTCTCTGTCTGCAGGCAATAAATGACGCTGCTATCTGCTCAGCAAAAAGATTTAATAAATTGAAAACAGAATCGTTTGTTTTATATATTAATATGGGTCCAATATTATCTTCTATCTCATAGTATTCCCACTCATACGCAATCATCTTTTCCAGCCATTTTACTCCTTTTTCAAGACAATCAAGCTGCACTGCACGGGAAAGTAATATTGTTACCGCCTGGTCAAAATATCCTGAGGTCAATAGTTCCTGCTGATACTTCCCTAGCACATAGCAATCCGTTTTCAATGCCTCCCACGTATCCTCTTGGGATATATCATCACAGCCTTCTATCCCCGCTCCAATAGCCTTTACCCGGAATCTTTTAGCAGCTCTCAACACAAATTCATAGTTTCGCTTTTGTGAAAGGCAGGTATTCTTATCCCCTATCTCCGCAACTAAAGAATCTTCATATTGGATATTGTCCCCCACCCAGGTGTCGTCTAATAAAATATCTAAAAATGATAATTCTTTCTCTTCACCTCTCGGCAAACGCCTTGTATAGCAAATCACTGCGTTCATAGTTGTCATTCATTCCTTTCCACCTCTATTCACTATACTCTGCTTTCTGCTTGTTGAGCAAATGTTCCTCCCACTGTTTTTTCTGTTCAGCATAAAATGGATACGCATGAAGTTCCTCACGTACCGGTACGCTATAATCACCATACTTCGCCTTAAGTATTTCATCATATCCTATAGGAACAGGAAGTGTGATATTCTCAAAAGGCATATCTACCACCTGTTCATACCACTCCCTCTTGTATATATTTGATCTGTTCGCTCCCATATACACGAGAATTGACATATCTTTAACTTCATCCTTTTCATAAAGTCTGAGAATCTTATCTGCCAAATGTAATAATTCCGATATGATATTGCTTTTCTCCAACTTTACGTGACACAATTCCTCTATTCCCGCTACACCTTCCCATACCTCAGGTGTATCAATTCCCTCCTTAATGTGGCTAGCAACTGTTCTGATCAGCATGTATAAATCTATCATGAGCTCCCTTTCCTCAAGATTATCGGGCAAGTGATCGATAGGAAAGATATCCACTCCGATTACCCACGGACATCGATGCCACCGTTCTAAATGCCCCTTCGTAAAGTTTACTTTATCACCATTTATAATACGCATAAAGGGTTCCTCCCATCCTACGTTATTATGGATATTTCCTATCTTATAGGATCTTGGAAGCTCTTCTTTCGCAACTACAAAAAACCTTTCATAGTCTTTTCTTTTCATCGCAATATCCAAATCATCATCCCATGGAATAAAGCCTTTATGCCTTATAGCCCCCAATAAGGTACCAGCATCCGCGTAATATTGAATATCATGTTTTTTACATATCCGGTCTATCTCCATCAGCAACTCCATCTGAGCTGCCCATGCTCGCTTCATTTCCCCTGCTACAAAAAAATCTCCCCGCCATTCTCCATCATAAAAACTATCCTCAAATACTAGCATATATATTCCCACCTTGTCATTCTCTTATCGTTTATCTCTAATCACTTTCTCTTCTTCCCCATTACATATGGGTATTAATAATGTACTCATTATCATTTATGAACTGATTACAAAGCGCAAACTTAAAATTCTTCTGCCATGCAGCATAATTAAAACCATATCTGCCATAATTGAAATCACTTACTGCATCTCTCCACCAACTTTCTAATACCTGCCACAGCAACTCATCTTTATGGTTCCGGAAAATACACCGGATATCAATAAGTCCAAAATGTCGAGGGTAGCCTTCCTTTTGATATTCATAAAGCTTCTTTCTGTGAGCAATATTATTGTCATCATCCTTTAATGTTGTTCCTATAATATGATGAATACCATCTGCTTTATCATCTGGAAATGCCAAAAAGGATGCATTCTTTCCATAGGCTTCATACCACTGTTCCAATTCTCCTACCATCTGCATCTCCGGGGTAATCCATATACTAAAATCATGATCCGGAAATATCTGATGAGGATTGATCATATAATAATCTCTAAGCAAACCATTATGCCACCCCTTAGGATTTTTCATTTCGTAAAACTGCCAAACGCCCTCTTTTTTTCCCCATTTTTCTTTTTGATCAGTAAAACATATATAATCCCAAAAGGCATTCTTGTATATTGGTTCCCATATTGACATATTTCCCCCAAACAAACACATATAAATAACACCTCTGCTATTTGCCAAAGGCTTCTCATAGCCTTCCCAGCTCCCCTGCCTCTGCTCATGAAGTTCATATTGTAATTCCGACCATGCATTTCCTGCCTCTTTTACTCTATTCCGATATCTATCACAGTGCTCCAATGCACCATATA encodes:
- a CDS encoding glycosyltransferase family protein, which translates into the protein MNAVICYTRRLPRGEEKELSFLDILLDDTWVGDNIQYEDSLVAEIGDKNTCLSQKRNYEFVLRAAKRFRVKAIGAGIEGCDDISQEDTWEALKTDCYVLGKYQQELLTSGYFDQAVTILLSRAVQLDCLEKGVKWLEKMIAYEWEYYEIEDNIGPILIYKTNDSVFNLLNLFAEQIAASFIACRQRVEVIDVQKEGNAALTRLIGRRFKAIIGIQTYVFSIMMKDKETNLHDLVVGPKYNLILDHPAWMKEHFSHAPKDYHLLIHDRNYLMFANRFYKHIGRNYHFPLAGVSSGIGRIEKRYDVSFIGTYHDYRERLAIIKGYEREKRFLVARYLHIMKRYPNITAEEAFQRVLDYYGWKLSDTNFLELFYESRQACFCVMSYYREKILLALLDGGICVDVFGESWEKASFARHENITCHPGVIFQESIGVMSASKISLNIMSWHKDGFTERILHAMLCRSVVLSDKSRYLTEVFEEGKELVLFDLEELEEVVQITKRLLEDDKRLAQIEEAGYRKANHRHLWNHRGKELLEIIESEKCNKICENGR
- a CDS encoding glycosyltransferase family protein, with product MNEKKISFIICSNDEFFFSECVRYIQRLIKPEDIEIELIEIREASSMTAGYNEGMQSSDAKYKVYMHQDVFIRNKYFIMDIMNIFKEDNKIGLIGLVGSLVLPADAVMWYGERVAFGSEEVPVENYRYSVMEDGYWEVEAVDGLLMVTQYDVPWREDLFDGWDYYDISQCFEMKRRKYSVVVPLQKEPWYIHDDKEITNLWNHDKYRRRFLEEYTEDMQVTITKG
- a CDS encoding sugar phosphate isomerase/epimerase family protein; translated protein: MLEIGIQSRGIIRENVLEDGYKKIMQAGISCIDYNIMTPKDEMERIEVAYFKRHRECAARYGLRFEQIHAPLFKYKPEQPERMTYILEEMKKSIAICRLLGSRYLVIHPFELAFELGKAEERRINLEYFGALAEEAIRQNIIICIENMPSKKDGRLWEGACSQAREMVGYINQLNKAARQECFGACFDVGHANVLGKNLKEEVKVLGTHLKVLHIHDNDGVTDSHQLPHTFSRLGLSTTDWGGFLTGLREISYKGVLSFETYGCFSGVPGVLQEAVLSFLQSVGTNFSRIICFEEILEQMGNKKKILFGTGKMFDVYMKEFGEKNPPYFVVDNNPSLWGRNKLGFDIRNPQDILNLPEEERIVILCNGYYEDVIQQLEDMGICQYELTEEILRMTGRPL
- a CDS encoding LicD family protein; its protein translation is MLVFEDSFYDGEWRGDFFVAGEMKRAWAAQMELLMEIDRICKKHDIQYYADAGTLLGAIRHKGFIPWDDDLDIAMKRKDYERFFVVAKEELPRSYKIGNIHNNVGWEEPFMRIINGDKVNFTKGHLERWHRCPWVIGVDIFPIDHLPDNLEERELMIDLYMLIRTVASHIKEGIDTPEVWEGVAGIEELCHVKLEKSNIISELLHLADKILRLYEKDEVKDMSILVYMGANRSNIYKREWYEQVVDMPFENITLPVPIGYDEILKAKYGDYSVPVREELHAYPFYAEQKKQWEEHLLNKQKAEYSE
- a CDS encoding glycosyltransferase gives rise to the protein MFPISVCIIARNEEKYIGECLSRLSKYDWEIVVVDTGSTDQTCDIALTYTPQVFHFDWCGDFSMARNYSISKAHNDYILVVDCDEYLEDFPVTEEVIYNLTHLISPNQIGMIDITNIYSSDISGDNSFEIIHEHIARFFHRQYTRYQGSIHEQLVSKEGKKLSFVHLPICFHHIGYSTHNIREKKAERNISMLKQFLKNETANPYLYFQLGQSYFGISNYETALFYFERALSIAISEQEDYAQTLVESYGYCLLYLKQYKTALQLEGIYDIFSRRADFVFLMGLVYMNNAMFEQAIDAFLHATSISNYAVEGVNSYKAFYNIGVIYECMGNTSKALEYYGKCSDYLPSLQRLETLTL
- a CDS encoding sugar phosphate isomerase/epimerase family protein, giving the protein MMKIGIQSRLLLGDIPKEGDFHRIKAAGFDCIDFNLDRFLPNYLIYGGEINHFFDRSVEELCNFFSEYYYMAVKAELEFSQVHAPYPLYIYGKEEDKDYLHMVAEKSVAICAALHAPYLIVHPFKLAYPLDREEEYKRNIEFFQSLIPLLKEYGVKICLENLYDGFNGRICEGVCADPYQASEYIDELNRIAEEEIFAFCFDIGHANILGKNMKDTILILGNRIKAVHIHDNDGLNDLHQLPFTFTKKLAGEVSTDWKGYLSGLKEIGYKGVLSFETFGALKCFPEDLHDSVLRMVADIGKYFAGRLGE
- a CDS encoding DUF3880 domain-containing protein, whose amino-acid sequence is MLEVLFLKGDFPEERQVLNQLKLSDCNIVIYSWDGDEEKLGRTLREKTYHFVFTVNYISLVAGVCKKISTKYVSWVYNAFLLLDDLRNIGEYTNYIFLNDNALYKDFVARGCKRIFFLPLGEVEDIRNYGYYIQFMFSVLFKEGELDVFDAMQRLEAVRKRNDNRCWIQEINSCFKDYRNIKSTTTDEIYYLMKEEKEATFFLKGKLIDYINRLLKDKDINILLEIIMWYNRNYSGELHASCWEFTCLLIFLNISIEEMSKNNGVGISSILQYDSLEEICHTYLQTVFYLRRIEYDIDLGEEKEILCYIAQERLSETALEYIIKEARIFDKSKVNKRLQELRRQYGNE